One genomic segment of Micromonospora sp. WMMC415 includes these proteins:
- a CDS encoding GDSL-type esterase/lipase family protein, producing the protein MPRRWVTAVACLLALAALACEEGGEAAPRPTRGSAAPGAGGIAALGDSITTGFGSCLVLTSCQRNSWSTGDSLRVDSHYRRLLDQEPALRGRAYNHARPGARAEALAGQAERAARDKPDRVTVLIGANDVCRGGVEAMTPVKRFRADIDRGLRVLRSERPKARVLVVSLPDLYRLWEVGHTDERAVRAWRRGICPALLANPTSTDPLDRARRAAVRERIADYNAQLAAACKAYGSRCRYDGGAAHRVRFNLDLVNPLDWFHPNAAGQDKLAEVTWRAWGRAT; encoded by the coding sequence ATGCCTCGACGTTGGGTCACCGCCGTCGCCTGCCTGCTCGCGCTGGCCGCACTCGCCTGCGAGGAAGGAGGCGAGGCGGCACCTCGCCCCACCCGCGGCTCCGCGGCCCCCGGCGCGGGCGGGATCGCGGCCCTCGGCGACTCGATCACCACCGGTTTCGGCTCCTGCCTGGTGCTCACCTCGTGCCAGCGCAACTCCTGGTCGACCGGGGACAGCCTGCGGGTGGACAGCCACTACCGCCGGCTGCTCGACCAGGAGCCGGCGCTGCGCGGCCGGGCGTACAACCACGCGCGGCCGGGCGCGCGGGCCGAGGCGCTGGCCGGGCAGGCCGAACGGGCGGCCCGGGACAAGCCGGACCGGGTGACCGTGCTCATCGGCGCGAACGACGTCTGCCGGGGCGGTGTGGAGGCGATGACCCCGGTGAAGCGCTTCCGCGCCGACATCGACCGAGGGCTGCGGGTGCTGCGCAGCGAGCGGCCCAAGGCGCGGGTGCTGGTGGTGAGCCTCCCCGACCTGTACCGGCTGTGGGAGGTCGGGCACACCGACGAGCGGGCCGTACGGGCCTGGCGCCGGGGGATCTGCCCCGCGCTGCTGGCGAACCCCACCTCGACCGACCCACTGGACCGCGCCCGGCGGGCCGCCGTGCGGGAGCGGATCGCCGACTACAACGCGCAGCTCGCCGCCGCCTGCAAGGCGTACGGCTCCCGCTGCCGGTACGACGGCGGGGCCGCCCACCGGGTGCGGTTCAACCTCGACCTGGTGAACCCGCTGGACTGGTTCCACCCCAACGCCGCCGGGCAGGACAAGCTGGCCGAGGTCACCTGGCGGGCGTGGGGGCGGGCGACCTGA
- a CDS encoding NADP-dependent succinic semialdehyde dehydrogenase has protein sequence MPIATVNPATGQTLKTYDAMSAEQVDAAIGRADLAYRQLRDTTVEQRGRWLTAAADLLEAERDETARLMTTEMGKTYAAAQAEVTKCATACRFYAAKAAEFLADEPADAKAVQAARAFVRYQPIGPVLAVMPWNFPLWQVMRFAAPALMAGNTGLLKHASNVPQTALLLEDLFRRAGFPEGAFTALLVGSEAVDTILSDPRVRAATLTGSERAGRSIAQIAGRELKKTVLELGGSDPFVVMPSADLDRAAAVATTARCQNNGQSCIAAKRFIVHTDVFDAFAERFAARMSALKVGDPMDDATDVGPLASEGGRDEIDAQVRDAVDRGATVLCGGEKPAGEGWYYPPTVVTDLTPEMRMWTEEVFGPVAGLFRVSSYEEAIEVANGTSFGLGSNAWTRDPGEQERFAVDLDAGNVFVNGMTTSFPDLPFGGVKNSGYGRELSALGMREFCNIKTVWVGGEGGSTASAGAHAE, from the coding sequence ATGCCCATCGCCACCGTCAATCCCGCCACCGGACAGACGCTCAAGACGTACGACGCGATGTCGGCCGAGCAGGTCGACGCCGCGATCGGGCGGGCGGACCTCGCGTACCGGCAGTTGCGCGACACCACCGTCGAGCAGCGCGGCCGGTGGCTCACCGCCGCCGCCGACCTGCTGGAGGCCGAGCGGGACGAGACCGCGCGGCTGATGACCACGGAGATGGGCAAGACGTACGCCGCGGCGCAGGCCGAGGTGACCAAGTGCGCGACCGCCTGCCGCTTCTACGCCGCGAAGGCGGCCGAGTTCCTCGCCGACGAGCCCGCCGACGCGAAGGCCGTGCAGGCGGCGCGGGCGTTCGTCCGGTACCAGCCGATCGGGCCGGTCCTCGCGGTCATGCCGTGGAACTTCCCGCTGTGGCAGGTGATGCGCTTCGCCGCCCCGGCGTTGATGGCCGGCAACACCGGCCTGCTCAAGCACGCCTCCAACGTGCCGCAGACCGCCCTGCTGCTGGAGGACCTGTTCCGCCGTGCCGGCTTCCCCGAGGGGGCGTTCACGGCGCTGCTGGTCGGCTCCGAGGCCGTCGACACGATCCTCAGCGACCCCCGGGTGCGGGCCGCCACGCTCACCGGCAGCGAGCGCGCCGGCCGCTCGATCGCGCAGATCGCCGGCCGGGAGCTGAAGAAGACCGTACTGGAACTCGGCGGCAGCGACCCGTTCGTGGTGATGCCCTCGGCGGACCTGGACCGGGCCGCCGCGGTCGCCACCACCGCACGCTGCCAGAACAACGGCCAGTCCTGCATCGCCGCGAAGCGCTTCATCGTCCACACCGACGTGTTCGACGCCTTCGCCGAGCGGTTCGCGGCACGGATGTCCGCCCTGAAGGTCGGCGACCCGATGGACGACGCCACCGACGTCGGTCCGCTGGCCAGCGAGGGCGGCCGCGACGAGATCGACGCGCAGGTCCGCGACGCCGTCGACCGGGGCGCGACGGTCCTCTGCGGCGGCGAGAAGCCGGCGGGGGAGGGCTGGTACTACCCGCCGACCGTGGTCACCGACCTGACGCCGGAGATGCGCATGTGGACCGAGGAGGTCTTCGGGCCGGTCGCCGGCCTCTTCCGCGTGTCCTCGTACGAGGAGGCGATCGAGGTCGCCAACGGCACCTCCTTCGGCCTCGGCTCCAACGCCTGGACGCGGGACCCGGGCGAGCAGGAGCGGTTCGCGGTCGACCTGGACGCCGGCAACGTCTTCGTCAACGGCATGACCACCTCGTTCCCCGACCTGCCCTTCGGCGGCGTGAAGAACTCCGGCTACGGGCGGGAGTTGTCGGCGCTGGGCATGCGCGAGTTCTGCAACATCAAGACGGTGTGGGTGGGCGGCGAGGGCGGGAGCACCGCCTCGGCGGGCGCCCACGCCGAGTGA
- a CDS encoding EcsC family protein, producing the protein MTDAVPTDGQPVALPPQPPAAPTPPPVAASVPPAVPEAPPAGLWDRMRADPQYAPEHLALEAVRRLGPEAAQWAERARAEQPGVSAEVLAEQAVRKFVNHARLSGAVSGAAGLPGAVIDVGVLAWTQARMVLHVAAAYGVDAAHPDRATDLLVLQKVHKVAQSARLALGVAAGRERAGALFGSGGQAPLGRVMLRLGVRLAQMAGVRAAKRMFAKVVPGAAIILGTWANSSATKDLAARSRALYRQHGGGGLPEQRQG; encoded by the coding sequence GTGACCGATGCCGTGCCCACCGACGGCCAGCCCGTCGCCCTCCCGCCGCAGCCGCCCGCGGCCCCGACCCCGCCGCCCGTGGCGGCGTCGGTGCCGCCCGCCGTTCCGGAGGCTCCGCCCGCCGGGCTCTGGGACCGGATGCGGGCGGACCCGCAGTACGCCCCGGAGCACCTCGCCCTGGAGGCGGTACGCCGGCTCGGCCCGGAGGCGGCGCAGTGGGCGGAGCGGGCCCGGGCCGAGCAGCCCGGGGTGTCCGCCGAGGTGCTGGCCGAGCAGGCGGTCCGCAAGTTCGTCAACCACGCACGGCTCTCCGGCGCGGTCTCCGGTGCGGCCGGGCTGCCCGGTGCGGTGATCGACGTGGGCGTGCTGGCCTGGACGCAGGCCCGGATGGTGCTGCACGTCGCCGCCGCGTACGGCGTGGACGCCGCCCACCCCGACCGGGCCACCGACCTGCTGGTGCTGCAGAAGGTGCACAAGGTGGCCCAGAGTGCCCGCCTGGCGCTCGGCGTGGCCGCCGGCCGGGAACGCGCCGGGGCGCTGTTCGGGTCCGGCGGGCAGGCCCCGCTCGGCCGCGTGATGCTGCGGCTCGGCGTCCGGCTGGCCCAGATGGCCGGGGTACGGGCGGCGAAGCGGATGTTCGCGAAGGTGGTGCCGGGCGCGGCCATCATCCTCGGCACCTGGGCCAACTCCTCCGCCACGAAGGACCTCGCGGCGCGGTCGCGCGCCCTGTACCGGCAGCACGGCGGCGGTGGGCTGCCGGAACAGCGTCAGGGGTGA
- a CDS encoding DUF6343 family protein gives MTRSQPRRARGTVGHAYSALNLRLLLAGFGLVTMAIFAVLAFWAEVVWLGVLCAIFAVVAVVDLVIIQRRRAARRREEPGARHSLFE, from the coding sequence ATGACGAGATCGCAGCCCCGGCGCGCCCGTGGCACGGTCGGCCACGCCTACAGCGCGCTCAACCTCCGCCTCCTGCTCGCCGGCTTCGGCCTGGTCACCATGGCGATCTTCGCCGTGCTGGCGTTCTGGGCCGAGGTGGTGTGGCTGGGCGTCCTCTGCGCGATCTTCGCCGTGGTCGCCGTCGTCGACCTGGTGATCATCCAGCGCCGTCGGGCCGCGCGCCGCCGGGAGGAGCCGGGCGCGCGGCACTCGCTGTTCGAGTGA
- a CDS encoding antibiotic biosynthesis monooxygenase yields the protein MTMTHAMPVTVAIARRTDPARTDEMVAWMRAGTALAEAFPGFLGAGWVRSAPGSGEWHMLYRFADHETLRRWEESPQRHWWLASAQGIVEHTRVERRTGIEGWFEPPREHVVEPVSAEPTVPPPSPPRWKQAVTIWLAFFPLSLTATLLTSSFIPGVPLAVRVLIMTLTLTPLMTYLVLPRITRALGWWLHGQRAPRRIPR from the coding sequence ATGACCATGACCCACGCGATGCCGGTGACCGTCGCGATCGCGCGACGCACCGACCCCGCCCGCACCGACGAGATGGTGGCGTGGATGCGCGCCGGTACCGCGCTCGCCGAGGCGTTTCCCGGCTTCCTCGGCGCCGGATGGGTCCGGAGCGCGCCCGGGTCCGGCGAGTGGCACATGCTGTACCGGTTCGCCGACCACGAGACGCTGCGCCGCTGGGAGGAGTCGCCGCAGCGGCACTGGTGGCTGGCTTCCGCGCAGGGCATCGTCGAGCACACCCGGGTCGAGCGGCGAACGGGGATCGAGGGCTGGTTCGAGCCGCCGCGGGAGCACGTCGTCGAGCCGGTGAGCGCGGAGCCGACCGTCCCCCCGCCGTCGCCGCCGCGCTGGAAGCAGGCGGTCACGATCTGGTTGGCGTTCTTTCCGCTCAGCCTCACCGCGACGCTGCTGACCAGCTCGTTCATCCCGGGTGTCCCGCTGGCGGTACGCGTACTGATCATGACCTTGACGTTGACGCCGCTGATGACGTACCTGGTGCTGCCGCGGATCACCCGGGCGCTCGGCTGGTGGCTGCACGGGCAGCGGGCACCCCGGCGCATACCACGCTGA